The Erigeron canadensis isolate Cc75 chromosome 4, C_canadensis_v1, whole genome shotgun sequence genome window below encodes:
- the LOC122596395 gene encoding uncharacterized metal-dependent hydrolase YabD-like, translating to MIKLFDAHCHLQDPRIFSKAPKLINTALESGILHFAVNGVSEKDWHLVKEMSDNYPSVIPSFGLHPWFIMDRTPNWLTSLREFFDANPSAAVGEIGLDKGSHGKTIDFNDQVETFRLQLQLAKELKRPASVHCVRAFGDLLDIMKSVGPFPEGVILHSYLGSAEMVPEFAKLGAYFSFSGFLMAMKENKAKKMLKAVPSDRILLETDAPDAVPKFMNSDSLFSVEDQDSVPEGVQASDGHPKEMLNHPANIHFVLSYVASLLELSKEELAEVSYRNALHLFSYAGSKVAKS from the coding sequence ATGATAAAACTATTTGATGCTCACTGTCACCTACAAGACCCTAGAATCTTTAGCAAGGCACCAAAGCTTATTAACACGGCTCTAGAGAGTGGCATACTTCATTTTGCTGTCAATGGGGTCTCTGAGAAAGACTGGCACTTGGTTAAGGAGATGAGTGACAACTATCCTTCTGTAATTCCTTCGTTCGGGCTCCACCCGTGGTTCATCATGGACAGGACTCCCAACTGGTTGACTTCCTTAAGAGAATTTTTTGATGCAAATCCTTCAGCTGCGGTAGGAGAGATTGGTTTGGACAAAGGGTCACATGGAAAAACGATTGATTTCAATGATCAGGTTGAAACTTTTCGTCTGCAGCTTCAACTTGCTAAAGAGCTGAAAAGGCCGGCTTCAGTACATTGTGTACGTGCCTTTGGGGATCTTCTTGACATAATGAAATCCGTTGGTCCGTTTCCTGAAGGTGTAATCTTGCACTCTTATTTAGGTTCTGCTGAAATGGTCCCAGAGTTTGCCAAACTCGGTGCTTATTTCTCCTTTTCTGGGTTTCTTATGGCGATGAAAGAAAACAAGGCAAAGAAGATGCTGAAAGCAGTACCTTCTGATAGGATTTTGCTGGAGACTGATGCACCAGATGCAGTACCCAAATTTATGAATTCAGACTCCCTTTTCTCAGTTGAAGATCAGGATTCGGTTCCAGAAGGGGTTCAGGCAAGTGATGGACACCCGAAAGAGATGCTTAATCATCCAGCCAATATCCATTTTGTGCTTTCTTACGTTGCATCCTTGCTTGAATTATCTAAAGAAGAGCTTGCAGAGGTATCCTACAGAAACGCATTGCACTTGTTTTCTTATGCAGGCTCTAAAGTGGCAAAAAGTTAA
- the LOC122598237 gene encoding uncharacterized metal-dependent hydrolase YabD-like isoform X2 translates to MTKLFDAHCHLQDPRIFDKAPELIKTALEKGILHFAVNGISEKDWHVVKEMSDDYPSVVPSFGLHPWFIGDRTSTWFSTLKAMLKANPEAAVGEIGLDKGPLASGIDFNDQVEVFRPQLQLAKDLKRPVSVHCVDAFEELLDIMKSIGPFPEGVILHSYIGSAEMVPEFAKLGCYFSFSGHLMPMEETKAKKMLKAVPSDRILLETDSPDALPIYKDSDCLFLVKKQDSLSDGEPEETLNQPANIVYVLSYVASLLDLPKQELAHVSYRNSMHVFSFKGSKIQGCIQGKQK, encoded by the coding sequence ATGACAAAACTCTTTGATGCTCACTGTCACCTACAAGACCCTCGAATCTTCGACAAGGCCCCGGAGCTTATCAAGACGGCTCTAGAGAAGGGCATACTTCATTTTGCAGTCAATGGCATATCCGAGAAAGACTGGCATGTCGTCAAAGAGATGAGTGATGACTACCCTTCTGTAGTTCCATCATTTGGGCTCCATCCGTGGTTTATCGGGGACAGGACCTCCACTTGGTTCAGTACGTTAAAGGCAATGTTAAAGGCTAATCCTGAAGCTGCAGTTGGAGAGATTGGTCTGGACAAAGGGCCACTTGCATCGGGAATTGATTTTAATGATCAAGTTGAAGTTTTCCGCCCGCAACTCCAACTTGCTAAAGACCTGAAAAGGCCAGTTTCTGTGCACTGTGTTGATGCATTTGAGGAGCTTCTTGATATAATGAAATCTATCGGGCCATTTCCAGAAGGTGTAATCTTGCATTCGTATATTGGTTCTGCTGAGATGGTTCCTGAGTTTGCTAAGCTTGGATGTTATTTTTCCTTTTCCGGGCATCTTATGCCAATGGAAGAAACCAAGGCCAAGAAAATGCTGAAAGCAGTTCCTTCTGACCGGATCTTACTAGAGACGGATTCACCAGATGCACTACCTATATATAAAGATTCAGACTGCCTTTTCTTGGTTAAGAAGCAGGATTCCCTTTCAGATGGAGAGCCAGAAGAGACGCTTAATCAACCTGCCAATATCGTATATGTGCTTTCCTATGTTGCATCTTTACTTGATCTGCCTAAACAAGAGCTAGCACATGTGAGCTACAGAAATTCAATGCACGTGTTCTCTTTTAAAGGTTCCAAAATACAAG
- the LOC122598237 gene encoding uncharacterized metal-dependent hydrolase YabD-like isoform X3, translating into MTKLFDAHCHLQDPRIFDKAPELIKTALEKGILHFAVNGISEKDWHVVKEMSDDYPSVVPSFGLHPWFIGDRTSTWFSTLKAMLKANPEAAVGEIGLDKGPLASGIDFNDQVEVFRPQLQLAKDLKRPVSVHCVDAFEELLDIMKSIGPFPEGVILHSYIGSAEMVPEFAKLGCYFSFSGHLMPMEETKAKKMLKAVPSDRILLETDSPDALPIYKDSDCLFLVKKQDSLSDGEPEETLNQPANIVYVLSYVASLLDLPKQELAHVSYRNSMHVFSFKGSKIQGKTEVAA; encoded by the coding sequence ATGACAAAACTCTTTGATGCTCACTGTCACCTACAAGACCCTCGAATCTTCGACAAGGCCCCGGAGCTTATCAAGACGGCTCTAGAGAAGGGCATACTTCATTTTGCAGTCAATGGCATATCCGAGAAAGACTGGCATGTCGTCAAAGAGATGAGTGATGACTACCCTTCTGTAGTTCCATCATTTGGGCTCCATCCGTGGTTTATCGGGGACAGGACCTCCACTTGGTTCAGTACGTTAAAGGCAATGTTAAAGGCTAATCCTGAAGCTGCAGTTGGAGAGATTGGTCTGGACAAAGGGCCACTTGCATCGGGAATTGATTTTAATGATCAAGTTGAAGTTTTCCGCCCGCAACTCCAACTTGCTAAAGACCTGAAAAGGCCAGTTTCTGTGCACTGTGTTGATGCATTTGAGGAGCTTCTTGATATAATGAAATCTATCGGGCCATTTCCAGAAGGTGTAATCTTGCATTCGTATATTGGTTCTGCTGAGATGGTTCCTGAGTTTGCTAAGCTTGGATGTTATTTTTCCTTTTCCGGGCATCTTATGCCAATGGAAGAAACCAAGGCCAAGAAAATGCTGAAAGCAGTTCCTTCTGACCGGATCTTACTAGAGACGGATTCACCAGATGCACTACCTATATATAAAGATTCAGACTGCCTTTTCTTGGTTAAGAAGCAGGATTCCCTTTCAGATGGAGAGCCAGAAGAGACGCTTAATCAACCTGCCAATATCGTATATGTGCTTTCCTATGTTGCATCTTTACTTGATCTGCCTAAACAAGAGCTAGCACATGTGAGCTACAGAAATTCAATGCACGTGTTCTCTTTTAAAGGTTCCAAAATACAAG
- the LOC122598237 gene encoding uncharacterized metal-dependent hydrolase YabD-like isoform X1: MTKLFDAHCHLQDPRIFDKAPELIKTALEKGILHFAVNGISEKDWHVVKEMSDDYPSVVPSFGLHPWFIGDRTSTWFSTLKAMLKANPEAAVGEIGLDKGPLASGIDFNDQVEVFRPQLQLAKDLKRPVSVHCVDAFEELLDIMKSIGPFPEGVILHSYIGSAEMVPEFAKLGCYFSFSGHLMPMEETKAKKMLKAVPSDRILLETDSPDALPIYKDSDCLFLVKKQDSLSDGEPEETLNQPANIVYVLSYVASLLDLPKQELAHVSYRNSMHVFSFKGSKIQDSVNEHETH, translated from the coding sequence ATGACAAAACTCTTTGATGCTCACTGTCACCTACAAGACCCTCGAATCTTCGACAAGGCCCCGGAGCTTATCAAGACGGCTCTAGAGAAGGGCATACTTCATTTTGCAGTCAATGGCATATCCGAGAAAGACTGGCATGTCGTCAAAGAGATGAGTGATGACTACCCTTCTGTAGTTCCATCATTTGGGCTCCATCCGTGGTTTATCGGGGACAGGACCTCCACTTGGTTCAGTACGTTAAAGGCAATGTTAAAGGCTAATCCTGAAGCTGCAGTTGGAGAGATTGGTCTGGACAAAGGGCCACTTGCATCGGGAATTGATTTTAATGATCAAGTTGAAGTTTTCCGCCCGCAACTCCAACTTGCTAAAGACCTGAAAAGGCCAGTTTCTGTGCACTGTGTTGATGCATTTGAGGAGCTTCTTGATATAATGAAATCTATCGGGCCATTTCCAGAAGGTGTAATCTTGCATTCGTATATTGGTTCTGCTGAGATGGTTCCTGAGTTTGCTAAGCTTGGATGTTATTTTTCCTTTTCCGGGCATCTTATGCCAATGGAAGAAACCAAGGCCAAGAAAATGCTGAAAGCAGTTCCTTCTGACCGGATCTTACTAGAGACGGATTCACCAGATGCACTACCTATATATAAAGATTCAGACTGCCTTTTCTTGGTTAAGAAGCAGGATTCCCTTTCAGATGGAGAGCCAGAAGAGACGCTTAATCAACCTGCCAATATCGTATATGTGCTTTCCTATGTTGCATCTTTACTTGATCTGCCTAAACAAGAGCTAGCACATGTGAGCTACAGAAATTCAATGCACGTGTTCTCTTTTAAAGGTTCCAAAATACAAG